A region of the Deltaproteobacteria bacterium HGW-Deltaproteobacteria-6 genome:
GGTAATGCCCCCTTATGACAGGATGGATCAGATGTTTTATTTTTAAATCATATTGTCAATATGATTATTTCCCTTTGAAATCCGCGGGCCGTCTTTCCAGGAAAGACATCATCGCTTCTTTTAAATCCTCCGACATGAGCAGGGTCGCATTCTTCTGAATAGCCAGCGCCATGCCTTCATAGACATTCACATAACGGCTGAAATTGAGGACTTCCTTGCTGTATTTAATCCCCAGCGGCGCGTTGGCGGCAATCTGAGCGGCCATTTTTTGTGCGGCCGTCATGAGTCCTGCATGATCGGCATAAACATGATTGATAAGCCCCATCTTTTCCACGTCGCGCGCGGAATAGTTGGCTGCGGTGAAGGCCATCTCGCGGGCGAAGCCCTGGCCTACAATCATCGGAAGGCGTTGAAGAACGCCCATATCCGCAACCAGACCGATATTGGCTTCTTTCAGGCAGAAGATCGCGTCTTCCGAGCACAGGCGGATATCGCAGGCGGATATCATATCGAGCCCGCCGCCGATGCATTTGCTGTGAACGGCGGCAATCACGGGCTTGGGGCATTCTTCGATAAAATTACAGCAGTCAAACAAGGGTTGAGAATTTCTGATCGTGTCGATGACATTCTTAACCGTTCCGGCAGCGCCGCCGGCCGCTTCCTTTAAATCAAGTCCGGCGCAGAATATCCGCGCCTTGCTGCAGAAGATAATCGCGCGGACGTCATCATTGGACCCCAGCTCGCGAAAGACGCCTGCGATTTCTGCTGCGAATTCGAGACTCAGCGCGTTGAGTGCATCCACGCGCGCCATGGCTACTGTGGCCACATGATTTTCAATTTTCAGATCAATGTATTGATATGACATATATCCTCCTTCTGGAAATTATTTCCATGATGCGGCGTTTAAATACGCCAAATGAACGGATTTGTCTATGGACTTGCTTCTTTATGGAATTACTTCTTCTTTTTCAGGTACTTTTCCAGCCGGTCCAGCCCTTCTTTGATATTTTCCAGGGACGTCGCATAAGAGAAACGTAAAAAACCTTCTCCGCCGCTGCCGAAATCAATGCCGGGTGATACGCCTACTTTTGCTTCTTCGGTAATCCGGAAAGCCTCCTGGTAGGAATCTTTGAAAAATCTGCGCCCGTCGGCAAAGACATAAAACGCTCCGGTCGGTTCGACGTGGATGGTAAAGCCCATGTCGGTCAGACGCGCCAGCATATAGCGGCGCCGCTCGTCGTAGGTCTTCACCATTTTGTCGACATCGTCCTTGGCCTCATGGAGTGCGGCAATCCCTGCCCACTGAATAAAGCCGTTGGCTGAAATCATGAAATTCTGATGGATGCGCTGCATGACGGCGCTGAATTTTTTCGGAAAGATCAGGTAACCCAGACGCCAGCCGGTCATCGCGTAGAGCTTGGAAAAACCGTTAATGACGAATGCCTTATCCGTGAATTCCAGGATGGAATGAGCCCGGTCCTGATAGACAAGCCCGTGATAGATTTCGTCGGAAATGATGTACTGCGTATCAAACTGCGCGATATCCCGCAGCTGCTCTTCCGTCATCACAATGCCGGTGGGATTGCAGGGCGAATTGATGATGATGCCTTTGGTCCGCCGTGAAAGTTTCTTCTTGATGTCCTTGTGGCGGTATTGAAATCCCTCTTCCGGGTAAGTTTGAATCTCTTTGAGAAGGCCCCCCGCCGCGCGGATAAAATTTTGATAACAGGGGTAGCGGGGATTGGAAATAATGACTTCGTCACCATGATCTAAAATGGCCAGCATCGCAAAAAGCAGGACGGGCGACGTGCCGGTGGAGATGACAATCTGATCGGGTGTAATCGTCACACCGTATTCTTCTAAATAATCATCACAAATGGCCTGGCGTAATTCAAGCAGCCCCAGGGCATGCGTGTAACGGGTTTTGCTGTTTTGCAGGGCAGAAATGGCAGCATCGGTGATGACCTGGGGGGTGGAAAAATCCGGCTCGCCCACTTCCATATGAATGATGTGCTCACCTTGACGTTCCAATTCTTCTGCTTTAGCCATAACGTCCATGACAATGAAGGATGTAAACTCCGAGGCCCGTTTTGAAATCATGAAAACTCCTTGCCGTTGCGTTATCCTTTGAAATTTAAAGGTTGTACATCTCTAGAGATATCTTTGAAAAATTTCAACCTCCTTTTTATCGTCACGCAAAGATAGTTAGACTATGTCATTGACATACAAAACCGTTCTTCCTATAATCGCCGTGAGCAAAAGCAGGTTCTTGTCCCGCACAAGAATGTCGGCTCTTTTTAGATCGGACTTATAAACCAGTATTCATCACAGAACAACCGGATGAGGTTTGACATGGAAGAGATCTTTGATTTTATTGTAATCGGATCGGGATTCGGCGGCAGTGTCGCCGCCTTGCGGCTGGCGGAAAAAGGCTATAGCGTTTGCGTTCTGGAAGCAGGCAAGCGCTGGCAGCCGAAGGACTTCCCCAACACCAACTGGAATGTCAGGAAATTTCTCTGGGCGCCGATCATCGGTTGCCACGGAATCCAACGCATCTGGCTGCTCAAGGATTTCATGGGGCTGGGCGGCGCGGGCGTCGGCGGCGGATCACTGGTTTATGCCATGGTTCTCATGCAGCCACTGGATCCTTTCTACCGCGATCCGCAATGGGTGGAACTTGACCCGGACTGGAAAGCGGCGTTAGCCCCGCATTACCGGATGGCCAGAAAAATGCTGGGTGTCGCCAAATTTCCCAAAATCACGGAACCGGACAAAGTCCTTGCCGAGTATGCCGCTGATATCGGACGCAGCGATCATTTCGCTCCGACGGAAGTAGGCGCTTTTTTCGGAGAGCCGGGTGTCACCGTCCCGGACCCGTATTTTGACGGAGAAGGTCCCGAAAGGACCGGTTGTGATTTTTCCGGGGCCTGTATGATCGGATGCAAAACCGGCGGCAAAAACACGCTGGACAAAAATTATCTCTATCTGGCTGAAAAGCTGGGTGCTCGCATCGTTCCTGAAACGCTGGTCACGGACATTCGACCGGACCCCCGCGGGGGCTATATCCTGAACTCCCGCAAGGCGACCTCCGTTTTTCCCACCGGCAAAAAAGCATGGCGGGCGCGTCAGGTCGTGGTCAGCGCCGGAACGCTCAACACGATATCGCTCCTTTTGCGCTCTAAGCAAAAGGGATTGCTTCCCGGATTATCGGACCGGCTCGGTTATAAATTCCGCACCAATTCGGAAGTGCTTTGCGGCGGGCGGGCCAACTCGCTCGACGTCAAATACTGCGAAGGAACCGCGATCACCTCGATTCTTCAGGTTAACGACGCCACGTCTATTGAAGTTACCCGCTACCCGGAAGGCTCCGATGTGATGGGAATACTGGCCCAGGTGCTGACCGACGGCGGCTCCAAGTGGGGAAGGGTCATGAAATATTTTTACCAGTGCCTGACCCATCCCACCCACTTTTTGAAAAGCTTGTGGATTTTCGGCTGGGCCAGACGGTCAATCATTCTGCTCGTCATGCAGGTGTACGACAACAGCCTGAGAATCCGGCTGAAAAGAAATTGGCTTCTGCCCTGGCGCTGGCGTTTATCTTCCGAATCTCCGGAGGGAGGCATCCCGACATATATTCCGGAAGCCAACCACGCGGCGCGCGCGGTGGCGAAGAAGATCAACGGAATCCCGCAGGGCGCCGTCTCCGAAGTTCTGCTGAACCGGCCGCTTTCCGCTCACATGCTGGGCGGCTGCCCGATTGCCAAAGGGCCTGATCAGGGCGTGGTGGATAAGCACGGAAAGGTTTTCGGTTACGATGGCCTCTACATTGCGGATGGGTCCATCATGCCGGCCAATCTGGGCGTCAACCCGGCCCTGACCATCCTGGCCCTGGCGGAACATGTGATGACGGCGATACCACCAAAAGAAAAACAGGAGTTTTCATGAGTTATTCCATATCAACACTGTGTAACGGGTGCGGGGCCTGTGCTAAAATGTGCCCGGTGCAGGCCATATCGGGTGAAAAAAAAGAAATGCATCTCATCTGCGCATCGCTCTGCATTGAATGCGGCTCCTGCGGCAGGATATGCCCTGAATCGGCGGTTCTGGATGACAAGGGTAAAACGGTTGCCAGAATGAAGAAAGCGGACTGGCCGAAACCGGTGATCAACACGGACTGCTGCTCGGCCTGTGAAAACTGCGTGGCTGTCTGCCCGACGAACGCGCTCGCCATGGCCGATGAACGGCTGCCTCTGACCCGGAACCATGCGGTGCTTGCAAAGCCCGGCAAATGTGTGTCCTGCGGCTGGTGTAAAGAGAACTGCCTCTTCGACGCCATCACAATGAGAGGTGCAGCATGAAAGAGATCATAGGAACCAGCAACAAGTATCTGGACATTAACCTGACCGATAAGACCTGGAAGGTGCACCAGGCCACACAGGACGATTTGAAGAACTATCTGGGCGGCAAAGGCCTGGGGCTCAAAATCATCTATGACCGCCTGAAAGATAAGCTTCGGGATCTCGACCCTCTGGGGCCTGACAATTTGCTGGTCTTTGCCAACGGCGTACTGCTTACGACCGGGGCGCCCTGCTCGGCCCGGTTTGAAGTCATCACCAAGTCGCCGCTGACCGGCTACATGGTGGCTTCATCCTGCGGAGGCCCGTTCGGCGAAGCCTGCAAGACCGCCGGCTGGGATGGTGTGATCATTTCCGGCAAAGCGGAACGTCCCACGGTGATACGCTTCGACGACCAGGAGGTCATCTTCGAGCCCGCGGACGACCTATGGGGAGCAACGACGCATCAAACGCAGGAAAAACTTCACCTGGGTCCCAAAGAAGGAGCTGCCGTGATCGGACCGGCCGGTGAAAACAAGGTCTTCTATGCCAATATCTGTTCCGGCCACCGTTTTGCCGGACGCGGCGGTGTAGGGGCGGTCATGGGCGCGAAAAACCTCAAGGCCATCGTGGCCCGCGGGAAGGAATACCGCTGCATTCCGGTAAACCGGGAAAAGTTCGAAAGAACCCTGAAGAAAGCCAAAGCGCACATTCAGCGAAATGTATTTACCAGGGGATATAAGTTCTTTGGCACCAACATGAACACCCGTTTCGGCATTGACTCGGGTTACTCTCCGGTGCGGAATTTCCGGGACCGTTACAGCCCCCAAACCGAGGCTATTACGGGTGAGGTGATGGCTGAAAAATATCAGACGCGGCATTCCACCTGCCGCTACTGCTCGGTGCTTTGTGGACATAAGGGCCTGTATCCCGATGGAAAAATGCGACAGATCCCGGAATACGAGACCACCGGTCTGTTTGGCAGCAATATTGAAAATTATGATACGGACAAGATCGCCGTCTGGAACGACATCATGAACGACCTGGGGATGGATACCATCTCGGCAGGCGGTACGATGGCCTGGGCGATGGAGGCCGGTGAAAAGGGTTTACGCAAAACAGAATTATCCTTCGCCAATCATGATAACATTGCCCGCATCCTGGAAGATATCGCCTACCGCCGGGGCGAGGGGGCGGAGCTGGCGGACGGATCGAAGCGTTTAAGTGAGCAATACGGCGGCAGGGAATTTGCCATCCATACCAAAGGGCTGGAAATTGCGGCCTATGATCCCCGGGCCTGCTGGGGACACGGGCTTTCCTATGCGGTGCACAACAAAGGCGGCTGCCACCTCGGATCTTATCTGGTCAGCCTCGAAGTGCTCCTGGGTTTCATGCCGTCACAGACAACACTCGGCAAGGCTTCCTGGGTGGTCTTTTGCGAGGATCTGTTTGCCGGCATCAACTCGCTCCAGTCCTGCCTGTTTACGGCCTTTGCCGTCATGACGGAGCCGGTCATCCCGAAATATCTTCCCAAAGCGGTCCTGAATGTCGCCACGATCATGACCCCCAGGATGTCGCAGATGATGATGAACTGGAGCGTTTATTCCGATTTCTTTTCCGCCATTACGGGCATTCCCATGAATCAGTGGCAGTTCAAGAAAGCAGGCGAGCGCATTACCAAGCTGGAACGCTACATGAATGTGCAGATGGGGCAGCAGCCCTTCGAAGACACCCTGCCGGACCGGTTTACGAAAGAAGCTGTCACCAAATACCCCGTGGATTCCGTGGTACCGATTGAACGGATGGTTAAAAAATATTACCGGATCAGGAAGTATGATCCGAAGACCGCCGGTCCCACCGTGGAAAATCTGAAACGCCTCGGAATTTCCGTTTGAACACCGTAAAAAATCACGAAAGCATTGAATAAATGATGATGGAGAAAAAATGAACTTATCACCTGAACAAATGATGGAAATTGCGCAGCATGCCTTTACGCGGATGGATGGAGCCTGGTTTCTGGCGCTGGCGAAAAAATTCGGCATTAAGACTGCCTGGGAGATGGATGTGGAAGCCTGGAAACAATTCTCTTATGTTTTCGGTAAAAACCTCCGGAATAATTATATGGCAAATCCGGTTTGGCCGCAGAGCTTTCTCGATGCACTGGACATTTTCAGCAAAGTTTTAAAAATTGAAGGCCGGGACGTTACCGTTGACGGCGATCAAATCACGGTCCGTATTACGGATTGTGAAACACAGAAAGCCATCGCCAAGGCCGGCGTCGCCGATTGCGGGATCGTAACCGTTCAGTCGTATGAGGGAATCATCGGCGGCCTGTTTGACAGGGATGTCAATATCCATGTGGCCCATACGAAGAATTTAAATCACGGCGATGACTGCTGCGAAGTCATTATTACCAGGAAGTAAATCAAACATAGAATCGGCAGTGGCGATCGATGCCCTGACCGGGTCATTATCACATGAAGGAGGAAAACCATGAAAAAAGGATGTATCGTTTTAGTAATGTTGATGATGGTATTGTCGCTTTCGAACATTGCCGCAGCCAAGGCCAAAACGCCCGCAGTCGCCCGTGTGGCCTTTTCCGAGATCGATGCCAATGGCGACGCGGTGGTCACCGTAGCTGAGCACGTGGCTTTCTGGCAGGGACGATTCAAGGAGATCGACACGGATAAAGACGGTAAATTGACGGCAGCGGAATTCAACGCCGCGACCAAAGATTTTTTTGGAAACATGGATACGGATAAAGACGGCGTCCTGATTGCTAAAGAATACGTAGCTTTCTGGTGCGGTCCTAAAGCCAGCCCCGATAAAGCCAAAGCGAAAGTGAAAACCAAAACCAAAACCAAGAAAATACTGGATGCTGATAAAAATGGCAAAATCAGCGACGATGAGTGCCTTGTTTTCTGGTCGGTGGAGTTATTCGATTTAGATTCGAATCATGACGGGAAAGTGACCTTGGAGGAATTTATGGCGGGCATGACCAGGAGGTTCAATGAGATTGACAAAAATAAAGATGGATTCGTGGCCATTGAAGAACATGCGCTCTTCTGGTCGGGTAAGACCGCGCCGGTCAGGAAGTAAACAGGTGCTGAAAGCTGAAAATTGTTTTGAAGCACAGAATATGAGAAGCATGTTTTAAAAGAAGGGTGGAGTTTTCCACCCTTCTTTTTTGCCGTACTTGCCTTATTTCCCCCGGTCCGTGACATCGACAATAATCTCTTTATCGGCAAACATCGGAATGGTTTTGATCTTATCTGCGTTGAAGTTCAGCCGCTTGAGGTCAATTTTACGCAGATTGAAATTGTCATAGGTGCGGAAATAATAAACGCGGTTGGTCAGATCACGATACGTTGACCACTGGGTGGTCTCGGAGGCGATGATCTTGCCTTCCTTATTGCGATCCGCCGCCATGCCGCGGACGATATGCAGGGAACTGACAATATGCTGGGCCAGATTCAGAGCGTTTTCGGCATTTTCCGGCGTATCTGCGAATCTGGTGGTTACCGCCATACGGACAAAACGCGCGGGCGGTGTAATGTCGCCGGGCAGGCCGAACATGCCGGAGCCATGGCCGGTGGTTAGATAGGTCTGTCCGCCGAATGTTGCCGGTTCCCGCATGCCGTTGGTCATGCCGACATAGTTACGCAGGTTGGTCAGCATCCAGGGAAAATTGGGCGCGTTGGTCATGATGCCCAGGGGGTTGTCGTAAATATGCAGTTCTCCCTTTTCGTATTCAATGACCACGCAGTCACCTTTGGCATCATAGAGGATAAAATGGCCGGGAAGCACCGCTCCGCCCAACTCCGGATTTTTTATGCCGAATACTTTGACTTTGGCAATCGCCTCGACCGCCTCTTTTACGGTGCTGAAATTTCCTAAAACCCATGACCCGAAAACAATATTGGCGAGTTCCGGGGATTTGTCTTTTGGATTAACAACTTGCCACTGCATATCGCCGTCATACCAGAGCAGGCTGAAGGACAGGCCTGCTTCATTGATGCCGTCGCTGATGCCGTCTTCCTTGTTCAGAACGTTGCTGGCTACATAACCGTATCTGGTTTTCCACTTTAATCCGGTGATTCCATCCGGTGCCGGGCTTGCGAAATTTTTATTGCGGGGAACCACAATCATGGCATAGCCCATGTCGTGGCCGAATTCCATGGTCCGGCCGCTGATAATCGTTCCATCTTTGGCGGTTACGCGAAAAACGGAGCAGGCGTAGACGTCCATAAAGTGGGCCAAAGCAAAAAATAAAAGGAACCCCATGCTAACAATCCGTAATTTTTTCATAAATTGTTTCTCCTTCGAAAGTGGATCGGATGGAACGATATTTAATACTTTTAAAACAATCGACCGGAACTGGGCGAACTTTATGCTTTGTTCTCCGTTAATTCAAGATTATTTACGATATTTCACATAAAAAAGCAGCAGGAAACAAATGATAATCATCGTTTTAACAGTCATTTTTTGTTTTATTTACAACGGCCGTTATATGGTTCTTGACGTGCTCTTTCAGGTATGATAACGCCAAAAGGTAATTTTTGAACTGCATCGTCGGATGGTGTAAAACTCAAACATTACCGAAAAAATAGTTTCGTCATAAAAAACTAAAAATATACAGGAGGAATTTATGAGCAGAGAAGTAGTATTTGTAGAGGGTATCAGGACGGCCTTTGGAACGCTGGGGAAAACCCTGCGGACAATCCTGGGCGAAGAAATTGCCGGCATGGCTCTGAAAGGTCTTGTCGAAAAATCAAAAGTGATTGAAAAGGGTGGAGTTGTTGACTGCTGTTTCATGGGATCGGCCATTGGACCGAACACGGCGATCAATGGAGCCCGCTGGCCTGTTTT
Encoded here:
- a CDS encoding enoyl-CoA hydratase → MSYQYIDLKIENHVATVAMARVDALNALSLEFAAEIAGVFRELGSNDDVRAIIFCSKARIFCAGLDLKEAAGGAAGTVKNVIDTIRNSQPLFDCCNFIEECPKPVIAAVHSKCIGGGLDMISACDIRLCSEDAIFCLKEANIGLVADMGVLQRLPMIVGQGFAREMAFTAANYSARDVEKMGLINHVYADHAGLMTAAQKMAAQIAANAPLGIKYSKEVLNFSRYVNVYEGMALAIQKNATLLMSEDLKEAMMSFLERRPADFKGK
- a CDS encoding aspartate aminotransferase, coding for MISKRASEFTSFIVMDVMAKAEELERQGEHIIHMEVGEPDFSTPQVITDAAISALQNSKTRYTHALGLLELRQAICDDYLEEYGVTITPDQIVISTGTSPVLLFAMLAILDHGDEVIISNPRYPCYQNFIRAAGGLLKEIQTYPEEGFQYRHKDIKKKLSRRTKGIIINSPCNPTGIVMTEEQLRDIAQFDTQYIISDEIYHGLVYQDRAHSILEFTDKAFVINGFSKLYAMTGWRLGYLIFPKKFSAVMQRIHQNFMISANGFIQWAGIAALHEAKDDVDKMVKTYDERRRYMLARLTDMGFTIHVEPTGAFYVFADGRRFFKDSYQEAFRITEEAKVGVSPGIDFGSGGEGFLRFSYATSLENIKEGLDRLEKYLKKKK
- a CDS encoding cholesterol oxidase; its protein translation is MRFDMEEIFDFIVIGSGFGGSVAALRLAEKGYSVCVLEAGKRWQPKDFPNTNWNVRKFLWAPIIGCHGIQRIWLLKDFMGLGGAGVGGGSLVYAMVLMQPLDPFYRDPQWVELDPDWKAALAPHYRMARKMLGVAKFPKITEPDKVLAEYAADIGRSDHFAPTEVGAFFGEPGVTVPDPYFDGEGPERTGCDFSGACMIGCKTGGKNTLDKNYLYLAEKLGARIVPETLVTDIRPDPRGGYILNSRKATSVFPTGKKAWRARQVVVSAGTLNTISLLLRSKQKGLLPGLSDRLGYKFRTNSEVLCGGRANSLDVKYCEGTAITSILQVNDATSIEVTRYPEGSDVMGILAQVLTDGGSKWGRVMKYFYQCLTHPTHFLKSLWIFGWARRSIILLVMQVYDNSLRIRLKRNWLLPWRWRLSSESPEGGIPTYIPEANHAARAVAKKINGIPQGAVSEVLLNRPLSAHMLGGCPIAKGPDQGVVDKHGKVFGYDGLYIADGSIMPANLGVNPALTILALAEHVMTAIPPKEKQEFS
- a CDS encoding hydrogenase, producing the protein MSYSISTLCNGCGACAKMCPVQAISGEKKEMHLICASLCIECGSCGRICPESAVLDDKGKTVARMKKADWPKPVINTDCCSACENCVAVCPTNALAMADERLPLTRNHAVLAKPGKCVSCGWCKENCLFDAITMRGAA
- a CDS encoding aldehyde ferredoxin oxidoreductase; this translates as MKEIIGTSNKYLDINLTDKTWKVHQATQDDLKNYLGGKGLGLKIIYDRLKDKLRDLDPLGPDNLLVFANGVLLTTGAPCSARFEVITKSPLTGYMVASSCGGPFGEACKTAGWDGVIISGKAERPTVIRFDDQEVIFEPADDLWGATTHQTQEKLHLGPKEGAAVIGPAGENKVFYANICSGHRFAGRGGVGAVMGAKNLKAIVARGKEYRCIPVNREKFERTLKKAKAHIQRNVFTRGYKFFGTNMNTRFGIDSGYSPVRNFRDRYSPQTEAITGEVMAEKYQTRHSTCRYCSVLCGHKGLYPDGKMRQIPEYETTGLFGSNIENYDTDKIAVWNDIMNDLGMDTISAGGTMAWAMEAGEKGLRKTELSFANHDNIARILEDIAYRRGEGAELADGSKRLSEQYGGREFAIHTKGLEIAAYDPRACWGHGLSYAVHNKGGCHLGSYLVSLEVLLGFMPSQTTLGKASWVVFCEDLFAGINSLQSCLFTAFAVMTEPVIPKYLPKAVLNVATIMTPRMSQMMMNWSVYSDFFSAITGIPMNQWQFKKAGERITKLERYMNVQMGQQPFEDTLPDRFTKEAVTKYPVDSVVPIERMVKKYYRIRKYDPKTAGPTVENLKRLGISV
- a CDS encoding choloylglycine hydrolase, which produces MKKLRIVSMGFLLFFALAHFMDVYACSVFRVTAKDGTIISGRTMEFGHDMGYAMIVVPRNKNFASPAPDGITGLKWKTRYGYVASNVLNKEDGISDGINEAGLSFSLLWYDGDMQWQVVNPKDKSPELANIVFGSWVLGNFSTVKEAVEAIAKVKVFGIKNPELGGAVLPGHFILYDAKGDCVVIEYEKGELHIYDNPLGIMTNAPNFPWMLTNLRNYVGMTNGMREPATFGGQTYLTTGHGSGMFGLPGDITPPARFVRMAVTTRFADTPENAENALNLAQHIVSSLHIVRGMAADRNKEGKIIASETTQWSTYRDLTNRVYYFRTYDNFNLRKIDLKRLNFNADKIKTIPMFADKEIIVDVTDRGK